From the genome of Toxoplasma gondii ME49 chromosome XII, whole genome shotgun sequence:
GTCGGCACAAAGAAAGCAGCGGCATTTGCACACTGGGTGTACCGCTACCTCTACCATGCAGACATCGATGGCCATTTCCAGTCGTAcaccttcgttttttttgagACGTCAAGGTGATTTCTGTCTATTCCACACACCAGGCAATCATGAGAAATTCCTCACACCGTTCATACACTCCCGAACGCCTCCCTGAGACACGCTCAAGGCTATCGGCGCTACAGGCATGAACCCGGCCGCTCTGTTCGCACCGTTTCTTACACCACGCGCCTCTTTGTTCCCGACGTCTTGGAGGTCTCCACCATTCTTCCACGTTTCTTCGGTTGCTTCGCCCAAGGCATTGAACAGAGTCGGGACTTTGAAGACGACGACCTCGCGCGTCGACGCAGCTTGACGTGTGCTTGTCAGGGAACCCGTGCAGTGCCCCAGGGAGTTTGCGTTTCTCGTGGCTgcagaagatgcagaaatGTTGCAAGGATCCACGAGCGACGACGACCAGCGGAGACCGATACTGTAGGAAGGAATCTGCTGCCAAACACTGCCAAGAGACGGAGTAAATGTCTGTGGTGGAACTGAGCATCCTCCGGGGAAGGTTGCATTGAAGCCGTCTGTGAAGACACCAGAGGAGACCTCAAGATCCAAATACGTGAGTTTGAGAGTTCGCAAACACAGACAACGCGGttgctttcctctcgtttctcccgaCTTCTCCCGACCCTCTTGTCTATGttcctctgctgcgtctttcgtctctgcgcttccccacttctctcttctgcaagGGCAGTCTCCTCTGTCACTCTTCCGACTCCCTCGCGTCTCGAAActctttcccctctgccACTGTCGAGTTGCTCTCTTCTTAAAGATTTTCCTTCGCAGTTGTCATTTCCGAGCCGCTCTCTTTGTCTGCGTCCTTCACCGTTGGCATGTACCAGCTTTTTCCCTCTGCCTGAAGAACCTGCGGCCGTGGCGTTTCCGAGTTTCTCTTGTCCGAagcttcttcccctccgtcGCCTCCGTGTTTCTCGCTTGCTCGACGGCTCGTTTTCTCGGTGACTTACCTTTGTCGTGGGCTGCGAATGCCGTCTTCGCAGTCGTCAGTTGATTTGTCACAACGACAGCTAGGTGGAAACGGGTGGAAAGCACTGCCAAGAGACTTGAAGcttgaaagagagaggcagtgcACTCGGCAgcggaggggaagaaggcggggTGGTAGATCCAGCTCAAAGAGTCAACGACGACTAAGCCATAGGTCTCGCGaggtctcgctctctttaCAGACTGAAACTCGCAACTCTCAGAAGCGAGGTCAcccgcctcttctctgcggccACAAACACCCTCGTCcagttctccttcctcatcgttttcgtcgtcgcctcctctgtcgcctgcagTAAAGACGAgtcccttctcgccttcttcctccagcgCGTCATTTTCTCTCGTCAAGACACTCAACGTATGCTGGAGAACGGCCAGGAGCTCTTTGTGATCGAAGACACGAGCAACTTCGATTCGTTGCATCACTTCCTCTATTGcctcatcttctctctcgcgttcctcttcgtctctcgcctgctcCGCTATGCAGAGATCTCccagagaagcgacgcgtcggctctcggcctctctcgcgccctCAGCATGCCGGAGTGAAGTGACGGACTGGGAAGCGttgcggagaagaggcgatGCACGcggtttctctgcttcgcgctTCCTTTCTGGCGAAACCTCGTCCGCCGCTCTCAATTGCTTGCAAGGAAGAAATCCACGTCGGAAAACATCCTTAAAGGAGGCAACAATCTGCCGAATCCTCTCTGGACGGGCGCCCCCCTCGGAATCCAGGAAGAGTGTGCGTCTCTggtctgcgtctcttgcTCGCCATCGCATGCATCGGCTCTTCTCCGAGACACAAACAACCTCACGCCGGCTCTTGCCCGCAGAGGTAGCCGATCCCTGTCTCCggcgcttcgcctctgtgccggtctcctcgttccctcgaggcgtcgctcttctccctcgaacTCGAGGAGCAGACgctgacgaggaagaagaaaggagcgGCTCGCGAGGGTGCTGGCTTGCACgcagcggcgacggcggagCCTGAGACAAGTCGGCGGCTAAACTGGCAGCGAGTTGCAGACAGAGCGACGTCTTGCCGACCCCCGGAGGACCACAGATCTGCAGAAGACCCGCGCCGACAGGACAGCCGCCCGCGAGTAGAGCGTCCaacgaaggcagaagaaatgGAATGCGGctgcgaggcgagagaggcggcagaagcTGCGAAGCCAATTTAAGGCTTCGAGGAAAACATCGGTgcgaagaacaggaagaagataTGGAGGGGGACGCGGACGAAGAAACAGTGGAAGAGAgcaacgaaggagaggaagaagatggagaacgtggagagggagaggccAGAAAAGAGGCTCTCGATGTCATTTCctgaagcgagagagacaccacaGAAACCAGAGGGGGGACAATCACCTTCCTTTGCGCAGCGACCAACAGCAGGATTTCCGTGTCTGGTGCCAGTTTGGACATGCGACAAATACGCAAGGCAAACGTAAACCGATGCAAATGcctacacacacagaaagacatatatatgtatatatatatatatgtttatatacgTGGAGAAAACTACATCTGGGCATCCGGACAGAGTCAGATAGAGAACTCGGTGATCGATACGGTGCCGCATGCCGCAGGTGCAAGTCTAGGAATTCCTTTTCCCCAAAAAGAAGATGCAAGCTCCGGCCGGAGAACCTCTCGTCTGCCTACCTGTATACAAAACATATAGATGCGATGTAAAG
Proteins encoded in this window:
- a CDS encoding hypothetical protein (encoded by transcript TGME49_277220), with the translated sequence MSKLAPDTEILLLVAAQRKVIVPPLVSVVSLSLQEMTSRASFLASPSPRSPSSSSPSLLSSTVSSSASPSISSSCSSHRCFPRSLKLASQLLPPLSPRSRIPFLLPSLDALLAGGCPVGAGLLQICGPPGVGKTSLCLQLAASLAADLSQAPPSPLRASQHPREPLLSSSSSASAPRVRGRRATPRGNEETGTEAKRRRQGSATSAGKSRREVVCVSEKSRCMRWRARDADQRRTLFLDSEGGARPERIRQIVASFKDVFRRGFLPCKQLRAADEVSPERKREAEKPRASPLLRNASQSVTSLRHAEGAREAESRRVASLGDLCIAEQARDEEEREREDEAIEEVMQRIEVARVFDHKELLAVLQHTLSVLTRENDALEEEGEKGLVFTAGDRGGDDENDEEGELDEGVCGRREEAGDLASESCEFQSVKRARPRETYGLVVVDSLSWIYHPAFFPSAAECTASLFQASSLLAVLSTRFHLAVVVTNQLTTAKTAFAAHDKDGFNATFPGGCSVPPQTFTPSLGSVWQQIPSYSIGLRWSSSLVDPCNISASSAATRNANSLGHCTGSLTSTRQAASTREVVVFKVPTLFNALGEATEETWKNGGDLQDVGNKEARGVRNGANRAAGFMPVAPIALSVSQGGVRECMNGVRNFS